In Trichoderma breve strain T069 chromosome 4, whole genome shotgun sequence, the following proteins share a genomic window:
- a CDS encoding thioesterase domain-containing protein: protein MYEDGPNPTKVQVTPVYKRVNPPPPLVLIHDGGGTTFGYFMLGSLYREVWAIHNPHFFDGGAFEGGMDEMALLYIQNMKDAGIKGNILLGGWSLGGYLSLAVARFLAEDPEATIKVLGIVMMDSPYHIPYSQVEGLTDDPVLEGIPAPVQKCFDRCDEMLDNWEVPKWDGPACNGKPVFFGVGGRRYSVAPGKVLYKPFQGTWSPIEVPEHKPSEESQSERTPITPPPTVLIRATQSMPLPEGRTEPFIIDKYRDDRTLGWAGNTPDFIKAVLDVNSNHYEMFDRDNDSQIKDITAQLNLSLEILDSIGNTTNPSFGGKPKLDYF, encoded by the exons ATGTACGAAGACGGCCCCAATCCCACAAAAGTCCAGGTTACTCCCGTCTACAAACGGGTGAATCCGCCCCCTCCATTGGTCTTGATACACGATGGAGGCGGCACGACGTTTGGATATTTTATGCTAGGAAGCTTGTATCGCGAAGTATGGGCAATTCACAACCCTCATTTCTTCGATGGAGGCGCCTTTGAGGGCGGCATGGATGAGATGGCGCTCTTGTACATCCAAAACATGAAAGACGCGGGCATCAAAGGGAACATCTTGCTAGGCG GCTGGTCCCTCGGTGGATATCTGTCCCTAGCCGTCGCGCGCTTCTTGGCTGAAGACCCCGAGGCTACGATCAAAGTTTTGGGTATCGTCATGATGGACTCGCCGTATCATATCCCCTACAGCCAGGTTGAAGGCCTTACCGACGATCCCGTCCTCGAAGGCATTCCAGCGCCCGTCCAAAAGTGCTTCGATCGCTGCGACGAGATGCTTGACAACTGGGAGGTGCCCAAGTGGGACGGACCTGCATGCAATGGGAAGCCCGTTTTCTTTGGTGTTGGCGGAAGACGATACTCGGTGGCCCCCGGCAAAGTTCTGTATAAGCCTTTTCAGGGAACATGGTCGCCGATCGAAGTGCCAGAGCATAAGCCATCAGAAGAGTCGCAATCCGAAAGGACACCAATAACACCACCACCCACAGTTCTGATACGAGCAACTCAATCTATGCCACTCCCAGAAGGCAGAACAGAACCGTTCATAATAGACAAGTATCGTGATGATCGTACACTGGGTTGGGCAGGCAACACTCCAGATTTCATCAAGGCGGTACTTGATGTGAATTCAAACCACTATGAGATGTTTGATAGGGATAATGACTCGCAG ATAAAAGACATTACTGCACAGTTGAATCTGTCACTGGAGATTCTGGACAGCATTGGAAATACTACAAACCCGTCCTTCGGTGGTAAGCCAAAGCTGGATTACTTTTAA